Genomic window (Acidimicrobiia bacterium):
TGTTCGTGGCCTGGCCCTCCGCCCCGCCGTACGGCTGATTCAGCAGGACGCGCGCGTGCGAAAGCGCGAGCCGCTTGCCCGTGGTGCCCGCGAGGAGCAAGACCGCGGCCGCCGAAGCCGCCTGCCCCATGCAGATCGTGGAGACATCGGGCTTGACGTACTGCATCGTGTCGTAGATGGCGAACATGGCCGGGACCTCGCCCCCGGGCGAGTTGATGTAGAGGTTGATGTCCTTGTCGGGATCCTCGGCCTCCAGGTGCAATAGCTGGGCCATGATCAGGTTCCCGACGCTGTCGTCGAACGGCGTGCCGAGGAACACGATCCGCTCCGACAGCAACCGCGAGTAGATGTCGAACGACCGCTCGCCGCGGCTGGTCTGCTCG
Coding sequences:
- a CDS encoding ATP-dependent Clp protease proteolytic subunit produces the protein MSDFKNQLVPVVVEQTSRGERSFDIYSRLLSERIVFLGTPFDDSVGNLIMAQLLHLEAEDPDKDINLYINSPGGEVPAMFAIYDTMQYVKPDVSTICMGQAASAAAVLLLAGTTGKRLALSHARVLLNQPYGGAEGQATNIEIQAREITRSRKLLEKLIAEHTGQPLERVAKDTDRDFILTAEGAVEYGVVDEVIPSRKTAAVLGAGGAGLS